Below is a genomic region from Streptomyces roseoviridis.
CCGGCGCCGGCGGAGGAGCTCCCGGCCGAGGCGGAGGCCCCCGCCCCCGCCGCCGTCGTGATCGTCGAGGAAGCGGCGGCCGAGGCCCCCGCGCCCGCCGAGCCGACGGCGCAGGCGCCCTCCGAAGCGGCCCCGTCCGCCGAGCAGCCCGCGCCCGAGGCGGCGGCGGTCGAGCAGCCCGCGCCCGAGGCGGCGGTGGCCGCGCAGCCCACGCCCGAGGCCCCGGCCGCCGAGGCAGCGGTGGCCGAGGCACCGCCCGTCCAGCAGCCGGTGCCGGACGCCCCCGCGCCCGAGGCGCCCGTCGCCCAGGCGCCCCCGGTCGAAGAGCTGCCCGCCGAGGCCGCCCCGACCGAGCCCCTCCCGGCCGAGGAGCCGTCGGCCGAAGCCCTCCCGGCCGAAGCCCTGCCGGCCGAGGAGCCGTCGGCCGAGGCGCCCCCCGCCGCCGCGCACCCGGCCGAGGCGGCTCCCGCCGCCGAGCCGCCCACCGAGGAGCCGTCGGCCGGGACGGTCCCCGCCGAGGCCCCGGCCGCCCCGGAGCAGAGCCTCCAGGAACAGAGCCTTCAGGCCCCGGCCGCCCCCGAGCAGAGCGCCGAGGAGCCGGTCGTCGGTGAGCAGCCGGACGGCGAGCAGCCCGACGGCGCGTCGCCCGACCGCGCCCCCGGCTACGACGAGGCCGAGCGGGAGGCCGTGCTGCGCGTGATGCGCGAGCGCCGCGACATCCGCAACGGCTTCCGCTCCGACCCCATCCCGCACGAGGTGCTCCTGCGCGTCCTGGAGGCGGCCCACACGGCGCCCTCCGTCGGCCACTCGCAGCCGTGGGACTTCGTCGTCATCCGCTCCGCCGAGACCCGCCGGACGATGCACGAGCTCGCCATGCGCCAGCGCGAGGCGTACGCCAAGTCCCTCCCCAAGGGCCGGGCGAAGCAGTTCAAGGAACTGAAGATCGAGGCCATCCTCGACACCCCGGTCAACATCGTCGTGACCGCCGACCCGACCCGGGGCGGCCGCCACACCCTCGGCCGCTACACGCAGCCGCAGATGGCCCCGTACTCCTCGGCGCTCGCCGTCGAGAACCTGTGGCTCGCCGCCCGCGCCGAGGGCCTGGGCGTCGGCTGGGTCAGCTTCTTCGACGAGCGCGAGATGGTCCGCGCCCTTGGCCTGCCCGAGCACCTCGAAGTGGTCGCGTACCTGTGCGTCGGCTACGTCGACGAGTTCCCCGAGGAGCCCGAGCTGATGCAGGCGGGCTGGTCCAAGCGCCGCCCGCTGTCCTGGGTCGTCCACGAGGAGACGTACGGCCGCCGCGCCCTGCCCGGCGAGGAGCCGCACGACCTGCTCCAGGAGACCGTCGCCAACATCCGCCCGCTGGACGCCAAGGCGCTCGGCGAGGCGTGGGAGCGCCAGAAGCGGATGACCAAGCCCGCGGGCGCCCTGGGCATGCTGGAGATCATCTCCGCCCAGCTCTCGGGCCTCTCCCGGGTCTGCCCGCCGCCGGTCCCCGAGCCGGCCGCCGTGGCGATCTTCGCCGGTGACCACGGGGTGCACGCCCAGGGCGTCACCGCCTGGCCTCAGGAGGTGACCGGCCAGATGGTCGCGAACTTCCTCGGCGGCGGCGCGGTCTGCAACGCCTTCGCGAACCAGGTGGGCGCCGAGGTCTGCGTCATCGACGTGGGCGTCGCCGGCGACCTCCCCGCGACGCCGGGCCTGCTGCCGCGCAAGGTCCGCGCGGGCACCGCCGACTTCACGCTCACCCAGGCCATGACCCGCGAGGAGGCGGTCGCGGCGATCGAGGTGGGCATCGAGACCGCCCGCGACCTCGTCGCCGCCGGCAACAAGGCCCTCCTCACCGGCGAGATGGGCATCGCCAACACCACCGCCTCCGCGGCCCTCATCTCCGTCTACACGGGAGTGGACCCGACCGAGGTCACCGGCCGCGGCACCGGCATCAACGACGAGATGCACGCCCGCAAGGTGGACGTGGTCCGGCGCGCCCTCGACCTCCACAAGCCGGACCCGGCGGACCCGATCGGCGTCCTCGCGGCGCTCGGCGGCCTGGAGCACGCGGCACTGGTCGGCCTGATCCTGGGCGCGGCCTCGCTCCGCACCCCGGTCATCCTCGACGGCGTCTCCACCGGCGCGGCCGCCCTCGTGGCCCGCGCCATCGCCCCCGAGTCGCTGGCCGCCTGCATCGCGGGCCACCGCAGCGCCGAGCCGGGCCACGTCGCCGCGCTCAACAAGCTGGGCCTGCGCCCCCTGGTCGACCTGGACCTGCGCCTCGGCGAGGGCACCGGAGCCCTCCTGGCGCTCCCGGTGGTCCAGAGCGCCGCCCGTGCGATGCACGAGGTCGCCACGTTCGACTCCGCGGGCGTCACGGAGAAGTAGCACCGGCCGCACGCGCCCCCACTCCCGCCCACCGGGGAGTGGGGGCCCCGCACGTCCTCCGCGCACCGACCGACGGCGCTCGGCCCGGGGGAGATCCGTCACAGCGATGAACCCGCAGGTCACCGCTATCGTTTGGGGCACACACCGCCCCTTCAGAGGAGCCGCCCGCACCATGGCCGAGCACGCCGTCCCCGCCGAGCACCCCGCCTACCCCGTCGGACTGCGCCTCGCCGGCCGCCGCGTCGTCGTGTTCGGCGGCGGCCAGGTCGCCCAGCGCCGGCTCCCGGCCCTCATCGCGGCGGGAGCGTCGGTCACCCTGATCTCCCCCTCCGCCACGCCGTCCGTGGACGCGATGGCCGAGGCCGGGGAGATCACCTGGATCAAGCGCCGTTACGAGGAAGGGGACCTGGCCGACGCCTGGTACGCCCTCGTCGCGACCACCGACCCGGTGGCGAACGCCGCCATCTCCGCCGAGGCCGAGCGGACCCGCACCTGGTGCGTGCGCTCCGACGACGCCGAGGCGGCCACGGCCTGGACGCCGGCCACCGGCCACAGCGAGGGCGTGACCGTCGCGGTCCTCACGGGCCACGACCCGCGCCGCTCGGCGGCCGTCCGGGACGTCGTCGTCGAGGGCCTCCGCGACGGCTCGATCACGGCTCCCTCCCACCGCTCCCGCACCCCGTTCGTCGCCCTGGTCGGCGGCGGCCCGGGGGACCCGGACCTCATCACCGTCCGGGGCCGCCGGCTCCTCGCCGAGGCGGACGTCGTCATCGCGGACCGCCTGGGCCCGCGCGACCTGCTCTCGGAGCTCCCTCCGCACGTGGAGGTGATCGACGCGGCGAAGATCCCGTACGGCCGTTTCATGGCCCAGGAGGCCATCAACAACGCGCTGATCGAGCACGCCAAGCGGGGCAGGTCCGTCGTCCGCCTCAAGGGTGGCGACCCGTTCGTCTTCGGCCGCGGCATGGAGGAGGCCCAGGCGTTGGCCGCCGAGGGCATCGCCTGCACCGTGGTGCCGGGCATCTCCAGCTCGATCTCGGTGCCGGGTGCCGCCGGGATCCCCGTCACGCACCGCGGTGTGGCGCACGAGTTCACGGTGGTCAGCGGCCACGTGGCCCCGGACGACCCGCGTTCCCTGGTGGACTGGGCTTCCCTGGCGAAGCTCACCGGGACCCTGGTCGTCCTGATGGGCGTCGACAAGATCGGAAAGATCGCGGAGGCGCTGATCGCCCACGGCAAGTCGCCGGACACGCCCCTGGCCCTGGTCCAGGAGGGCACCACGGCCACCCAGCGCCGCGTCGACGCGACGCTGGCGACGGTCGCCGAGACCGTGAAGGCCGAGGAGGTCCGCCCGCCGGCGGTCATCGTCATCGGCGACGTGGTGCACGAGGGCCCCGACAAGCTGGTGAAGTAACCCACCGGCCCCGCCCCGCCACCTCACCCCCGCCCGAGCATGGGCATCACCCCCCGGACAAGGCAGTATCACCCCGTGGCCGAACTCATCACGATCGACGACCCCGACGACCCGCGTCTGCGCGACTACACCGGTCTGACCGATGTCGAGCTGCGCCGCAGACGCGAGCCCGCCGAGGGACTGTTCATCGCCGAGGGCGAGAAGGTGATCCGCCGCGCGAGGCAGGCGGGGTACGAGATGCGGTCGATGCTGCTGTCGGCCAAGTGGGTCGACGCGATGCGGGACGTGATCGACGAGGTCCCGGCCCCGGTGTACGCGGTGCAGCCCGACCTCGCCGAGCGGGTCACGGGCTATCACGTGCACCGCGGCGCCCTGGCGTCGATGCAGCGCAAACCGCTGCCGGACGCCACGGAACTGCTCGGCTCGGCCCGCCGGGTCGCGGTGATGGAGTCGGTGAACGACCACACCAACATCGGCGCGATCTTCCGCAGTGCGGCCGCTCTCGGCATGGACGCCGTGCTGCTCTCCCCGGACTGCGCCGATCCGCTCTACCGCCGGTCGGTGAAGGTGTCGATGGGTGCGGTGTTCTCGGTCCCGTACTCCCGTCTGGAGACCTGGCCGCGCGGTCTGGAGGCCGTACGGGAGGCGGGCTTCAAGGTCCTCGCGCTGACCCCTGCGGAGCGGGCCACCTCCATCGACGAGGCCGCTCCGCACCGGCTCGACCGGGTCGCGCTGATGCTGGGCGCGGAGGGCGAGGGCCTGTCGACGCAGGCGCTGCGCGCGGCGGACGAGTGGGTGCGCATTCCGATGGCGCACGGGGTCGACTCGCTGAACGTGGGCGCGGCGGCGGCCGTGGCGTTCTACGCGGTCACGAGCGGCCGCCCGCAGCCGTAGTTCCGGCCGTAGCTCCGGCCCGCGACGGCCCCGGCCGGAGCACCGGCTCGGACCGGAGAGCCGGCGCCGACCGGCTCCGCCGTCATCCCTGGATCGCCTGCGCCGCGGCGATGCCCAGCGCGACGACGAGCGTCACGACGACGAAGACGAACAGCCGCTGACGCAGCAGCCGCGGATTGGCCGGCCGGAGCCCCGTGGACGTGGTCCGCGCCCCCGGCCGGGTGCCGGGCCGCGACTTGGGAGCACGGGAGCCCCCGCCCGTACGGGGCCCCGA
It encodes:
- a CDS encoding RNA methyltransferase; protein product: MAELITIDDPDDPRLRDYTGLTDVELRRRREPAEGLFIAEGEKVIRRARQAGYEMRSMLLSAKWVDAMRDVIDEVPAPVYAVQPDLAERVTGYHVHRGALASMQRKPLPDATELLGSARRVAVMESVNDHTNIGAIFRSAAALGMDAVLLSPDCADPLYRRSVKVSMGAVFSVPYSRLETWPRGLEAVREAGFKVLALTPAERATSIDEAAPHRLDRVALMLGAEGEGLSTQALRAADEWVRIPMAHGVDSLNVGAAAAVAFYAVTSGRPQP
- the cobA gene encoding uroporphyrinogen-III C-methyltransferase, yielding MAEHAVPAEHPAYPVGLRLAGRRVVVFGGGQVAQRRLPALIAAGASVTLISPSATPSVDAMAEAGEITWIKRRYEEGDLADAWYALVATTDPVANAAISAEAERTRTWCVRSDDAEAATAWTPATGHSEGVTVAVLTGHDPRRSAAVRDVVVEGLRDGSITAPSHRSRTPFVALVGGGPGDPDLITVRGRRLLAEADVVIADRLGPRDLLSELPPHVEVIDAAKIPYGRFMAQEAINNALIEHAKRGRSVVRLKGGDPFVFGRGMEEAQALAAEGIACTVVPGISSSISVPGAAGIPVTHRGVAHEFTVVSGHVAPDDPRSLVDWASLAKLTGTLVVLMGVDKIGKIAEALIAHGKSPDTPLALVQEGTTATQRRVDATLATVAETVKAEEVRPPAVIVIGDVVHEGPDKLVK